The Loxodonta africana isolate mLoxAfr1 chromosome 23, mLoxAfr1.hap2, whole genome shotgun sequence genome has a segment encoding these proteins:
- the ABHD13 gene encoding protein ABHD13, with the protein MEKPWMLWNFLERWLIALASWSWALCRISLLPLIVTFHLYGGIILLLLIFISIAGILYKFQDVLLYFPEQPSSSRLYVPMPTGIPHENIFIRTKDGVCLNLILIRYTGDNSPYSPTIIYFHGNAGNIGHRLPNALLMLVNLKVNLLLVDYRGYGKSEGEPSEEGLYLDSEAVLDYMMTRPDLDKTKIFLFGRSLGGAVAIHLASENSHRISAIMVENTFLSIPHMASTLFSFFPMRYLPLWCYKNKFLSYRKISQCRMPSLFISGLSDQLIPPVMMKQLYELSPSRTKRLAIFPDGTHNDTWQCQGYFTALEQFIKEVIKSHSPEEMAKTSSNVTII; encoded by the coding sequence ATGGAAAAGCCATGGATGCTGTGGAACTTTCTGGAAAGATGGCTCATAGCCTTAGCCTCATGGTCTTGGGCTCTCTGCCGTATTTCTCTTTTACCTTTAATAGTGACTTTTCATCTGTATGGAGGCATTATCTTACTTTTGTTAATATTTATATCAATAGCAGGTATTCTATATAAATTTCAAGATGTATTGCTTTATTTTCCAGAACAGCCGTCATCCTCACGCCTTTATGTTCCCATGCCCACTGGTATTCCACATGAAAACATTTTCATCAGAACCAAAGATGGAGTCTGTCTAAATCTTATTTTGATAAGGTACACTGGAGACAATTCACCCTATTCCCCAACTATAATTTATTTTCATGGCAATGCAGGCAACATAGGCCACAGGTTACCAAATGCATTGCTTATGTTGGTTAACCTCAAAGTTAACCTTTTGCTTGTTGATTATCGAGGGTACGGAAAAAGTGAAGGAGAACCGAGTGAAGAAGGACTCTACCTGGATTCTGAAGCCGTGCTAGACTATATGATGACTAGACCTGACCTcgataaaacaaaaatttttctcTTTGGTCGCTCCTTGGGAGGAGCGGTGGCTATTCATTTGGCTTCTGAGAATTCACACAGGATATCAGCCATTATGGTGGAGAACACGTTTTTAAGCATACCACATATGGCCAGCActttattttcattctttccAATGCGTTACCTTCCTTTGTGGTGCTATAAAAATAAGTTTTTGTCCTATAGAAAAATCTCTCAGTGCAGAATGCCTTCTCTCTTCATCTCTGGTCTCTCTGACCAATTAATTCCACCAGTAATGATGAAGCAACTTTATGAGCTTTCCCCATCTCGGACTAAGAGATTGGCCATCTTTCCAGATGGAACTCACAACGACACGTGGCAGTGCCAAGGCTATTTCACCGCACTTGAACAGTTCATCAAAGAAGTAATAAAGAGTCATTCTCCAGAAGAAATGGCAAAAACTTCATCTAATGTAACAATTATAtaa